From a single Desulfitibacter sp. BRH_c19 genomic region:
- a CDS encoding iron-sulfur cluster assembly scaffold protein encodes MYTELVNEHFQNPRNQGFIDDPDAVGEVSNENLGDSITLYLKIDKDIITDIKYEIFGCPAAIATASMLTELVKGKNLKEALTVTKEMVAEALGGLPERKMECSTVSVQALKEAIEEFTQNKK; translated from the coding sequence ATGTATACAGAGCTAGTAAATGAACATTTTCAAAATCCCCGGAATCAAGGTTTTATTGATGACCCTGATGCAGTAGGAGAGGTCAGTAATGAAAACCTAGGAGATTCAATAACACTATACCTAAAGATAGATAAGGATATTATTACTGATATTAAATATGAGATATTTGGATGTCCTGCAGCTATTGCTACTGCATCAATGCTAACGGAACTAGTTAAAGGAAAGAACTTGAAAGAAGCTTTAACGGTTACGAAAGAAATGGTTGCAGAAGCATTAGGAGGATTACCCGAAAGAAAAATGGAGTGTTCCACAGTAAGTGTTCAGGCGTTAAAAGAAGCAATTGAAGAATTCACACAGAATAAAAAATAG
- a CDS encoding two-component system response regulator yields MSIGTILVIDDEKRIRDLVKMYLLKEDFRVDEAENGIIALEKIQESEYALIILDLMLPGIDGFTLFKEIRKIGDVPVIMLTARGEEFDRVLGFEMGADDYVVKPFSPRELVGRVKALLRRSNNNQFDTSTELNFDGLSINKNTRKVLVEGHEAVLTPKEYELLLYLTSSPGQVFNREQIMQAVWNYDFFGDFRTVDTHIKNLREKIGNKAGQKYIHTVWGVGYKFEVHP; encoded by the coding sequence ATGAGTATTGGAACAATATTAGTTATTGATGATGAAAAAAGAATAAGAGATCTAGTTAAAATGTATCTTTTAAAAGAGGATTTCCGAGTGGATGAAGCTGAAAATGGTATTATAGCATTAGAAAAGATTCAGGAATCCGAATATGCCTTAATTATTTTAGACTTGATGCTACCAGGAATAGATGGATTTACATTATTTAAAGAGATTAGAAAAATAGGTGATGTACCGGTAATTATGCTAACTGCTAGAGGTGAGGAATTTGATAGAGTTTTAGGGTTTGAAATGGGAGCTGATGACTATGTTGTCAAACCATTCAGCCCTAGAGAGCTTGTTGGTCGTGTAAAGGCTTTGCTTAGAAGATCTAACAATAATCAATTTGATACTTCTACTGAACTTAATTTTGATGGCTTATCAATAAACAAGAACACTAGAAAGGTTCTCGTTGAAGGGCACGAAGCTGTATTGACTCCTAAAGAGTATGAACTACTCCTATACTTGACTAGCTCACCAGGACAGGTTTTTAATAGGGAACAAATAATGCAAGCTGTTTGGAATTATGATTTTTTCGGTGATTTCAGAACTGTTGATACTCATATTAAGAACTTAAGAGAGAAGATTGGGAATAAGGCTGGTCAGAAATATATACACACAGTATGGGGAGTGGGATATAAATTTGAGGTACATCCATGA